The Camelus bactrianus isolate YW-2024 breed Bactrian camel chromosome 32, ASM4877302v1, whole genome shotgun sequence genome includes a region encoding these proteins:
- the LHX5 gene encoding LIM/homeobox protein Lhx5 codes for MMVHCAGCERPILDRFLLNVLDRAWHIKCVQCCECKTNLSEKCFSREGKLYCKNDFFRRFGTKCAGCAQGISPSDLVRKARSKVFHLNCFTCMVCNKQLSTGEELYVIDENKFVCKDDYLSSSSLKEGSLNSVSSCTDRSLSPDLQDPLQDDPKETDNSTSSDKETANNENEEQNSGTKRRGPRTTIKAKQLETLKAAFAATPKPTRHIREQLAQETGLNMRVIQVWFQNRRSKERRMKQLSALGARRHAFFRSPRRMRPLGGRLDESEMLGSTPYTYYGDYQGDYYAPGGNYDFFAHGPPSQAQSPADSSFLAASGPGSTPLGALEPPLAGPHAADNPRFTDMISHPDTPSPEPGLPGALHPMPGEVFSGGPSPPFPMSGTSGYSGPLSHPNPELNEAAVW; via the exons ATGATGGTGCACTGTGCCGGTTGCGAGCGGCCCATCCTCGACCGCTTTCTGCTGAACGTGTTGGACCGCGCGTGGCACATCAAATGCGTTCAGTGCTGCGAGTGTAAGACCAACCTCTCGGAGAAGTGCTTCTCGCGCGAGGGCAAGCTCTACTGCAAAAATGACTTCTTCAG GCGCTTTGGTACTAAGTGTGCGGGCTGTGCGCAAGGCATCTCGCCCAGCGACCTGGTGCGCAAGGCCCGCAGCAAAGTCTTCCACCTCAACTGCTTCACCTGCATGGTCTGCAACAAGCAGCTGTCCACAGGCGAGGAGCTCTACGTCATCGACGAGAACAAGTTCGTGTGCAAGGACGACTACCTGAGCTCATCCAGCCTCAAAGAGGGCAGTCTCAACTCAG TGTCATCCTGTACGGACCGCAGTTTGTCCCCGGACCTCCAGGACCCACTCCAGGACGACCCCAAGGAAACGGACAACTCGACGTCGTCGGACAAGGAGACAGCCAACAACGAGAACGAGGAGCAGAACTCGGGCACGAAGCGGCGCGGCCCGCGCACCACCATCAAAGCCAAGCAGCTGGAGACGCTCAAGGCCGCCTTCGCCGCCACGCCCAAGCCCACGCGCCACATCCGCGAGCAGTTGGCACAGGAGACCGGCCTCAACATGCGCGTCATCCAG GTGTGGTTCCAGAACCGACGGTCCAAAGAACGCCGGATGAAACAGCTGAGCGCACTGGGCGCCCGGAGACACGCCTTCTTCCGGAGTCCGAGGCGCATGCGTCCGCTGGGCGGCCGCTTGGACGAGTCTGAAATGCTGGGGTCCACTCCGTACACCTACTACGGAG ACTACCAGGGCGACTACTACGCGCCAGGAGGCAACTACGACTTCTTCGCGCACGGCCCGCCGTCGCAGGCGCAGTCCCCGGCCGACTCGAGCTTCCTGGCTGCCTCGGGGCCCGGCTCGACGCCGCTGGGCGCGCTGGAGCCGCCGCTCGCCGGCCCGCACGCCGCCGACAACCCCAGGTTCACCGACATGATCTCGCACCCGGACACGCCGAGCCCCGAGCCGGGCCTGCCGGGCGCGCTGCACCCCATGCCGGGCGAGGTGTTCAGCGGCGGTCCCAGCCCGCCCTTCCCCATGAGCGGCACCAGCGGATACAGCGGACCCCTGTCGCACCCCAACCCGGAGCTCAACGAGGCCGCCGTGTGGTAA